One window of the Chitinophaga niabensis genome contains the following:
- a CDS encoding TonB-dependent receptor, whose translation MQRFHTLKFLFYGKLTFVLCMIAFMQARASAFAQLVTLNVKNTSIEEVLKELKRQSGYKLLYNDAQLASTKPVSISVEKATVEEVLDLCFAGQPLDYAIRENTIVVKPRSNSAQQVFSVKGKVVGENQEPLPGVNIAVKGTSKGTVTREDGSYVLSVPLGTETLVFSFIGYISQEVPIQKRTTVDVKLAVENKALTTLVVVGYGVQKKATLTGSVAAVTNAEINTTKNESVLNMLTGKVPGLRIVQNSSEPGSFDNNFDIRGFGAPLMIIDGIPRDNIARLDPNDIENISVLKDASAAVYGVRAANGVILVTTKRGKIGRQLTYNGSYTWQKPSGLPRSLDAIGYMTLVNEKLMHNVNGGRLAYTDADFEAYRNGSKQSTDWYTPTIKDVVPQMQHNLNASGGSEDISYYVSLGYTEQQGFLRSGDLNYKRYNVRSNITGKVTRDITVDLNVNGIFDQKNQPYQDTWWIIRSFWRQNPLEPVYANNNPDYLAHTPVDGTNPVAMSNKDIAGYKQFLNRWFQSSVSATYQAPFLTGLKFKGMYSYDYNSYTNKLYQREYNQYTYDGASDAYTARPQQSPSSLRREYYERPNTLFQLSASYDQKFNSVHDVSALLLYENSVRSGDNFYAMRELSLAVDQLMAGNSTNQQGNMSSSLNDLYRNANRALVGRINYAFKSKYLLEASFRRDGSSKFPGDKQFGFFPGVSVGWRVSEEGFWKNTQALRMIDNLKIRASYGELGDDGAAAYQFITGYTYPASGSNNQLPPGHIFDDEFINGLQSKGIPNPFITWFVAKTTNFGIDINAWRGMLGLTVDIFRRDGTGLLTTRAQSLPGVVGANLPQENLNSNRSQGIELELNHGNKIGDFEYYAKAIYSYTRTRNRFVERSGAGNSYENWRQNSNNRFNNARWGLGAGGRFESWQSILDSKNYVGRGTLPGDYAYEDWNGDGMISDLDVHPIAYNGIPLVNYGIMLGGSWKGVDFNFLFQGSGMVNVGYNEQLRESLWGGGSGLALFLDRWHPADPKADPYDPNTQWVPGKYGYTGTVPDENSAFNVQNAAYLRLKSAEIGYSLPERIATRIGLKGVRAFVNGYNLITITDIKYVDPEHPATLYSYLYPLNRTFSVGLNVKF comes from the coding sequence ATGCAACGATTCCACACATTGAAATTCCTATTCTACGGAAAGCTGACTTTCGTGTTATGCATGATTGCATTCATGCAAGCGAGGGCATCTGCATTTGCCCAACTGGTTACGCTGAACGTAAAGAACACTTCCATTGAAGAAGTGTTGAAAGAATTGAAAAGACAAAGCGGTTACAAACTGCTGTACAACGATGCCCAGCTGGCATCCACCAAACCCGTCAGCATTTCCGTTGAAAAGGCTACGGTGGAAGAAGTGCTGGACCTCTGTTTTGCAGGCCAGCCGCTGGATTATGCCATCCGTGAAAATACGATTGTGGTGAAGCCCAGGAGCAATAGTGCTCAGCAGGTTTTCTCCGTAAAGGGAAAAGTGGTGGGAGAGAACCAGGAGCCACTGCCGGGTGTGAATATAGCGGTGAAAGGAACTTCCAAAGGTACGGTTACCCGTGAGGATGGAAGTTATGTACTATCAGTGCCGCTGGGAACTGAAACACTTGTGTTCTCCTTCATCGGATACATCAGCCAGGAAGTACCTATTCAAAAGCGGACTACCGTTGATGTGAAATTAGCGGTGGAAAACAAAGCACTGACCACATTGGTGGTAGTGGGATATGGTGTGCAAAAGAAAGCCACCCTCACCGGATCTGTGGCAGCGGTTACGAATGCAGAGATCAATACCACCAAAAATGAAAGCGTGCTGAATATGCTAACAGGTAAAGTACCCGGCCTCCGCATTGTGCAGAACAGCAGTGAACCCGGCTCTTTCGACAACAACTTCGATATCCGCGGTTTTGGTGCACCACTCATGATCATAGATGGTATTCCCCGCGATAACATTGCCCGGCTGGATCCTAACGATATTGAAAATATTTCGGTGCTGAAAGATGCATCAGCTGCTGTATATGGTGTACGCGCAGCAAATGGTGTGATACTGGTGACCACCAAACGTGGAAAGATAGGGCGCCAGCTAACTTACAATGGAAGTTATACCTGGCAAAAACCTTCCGGCCTGCCACGCTCTCTGGATGCGATCGGTTATATGACCCTTGTGAATGAGAAACTGATGCATAATGTAAATGGTGGCCGCCTGGCATATACCGATGCTGATTTTGAAGCTTACCGTAATGGTTCCAAACAAAGCACAGACTGGTACACGCCCACCATAAAGGATGTGGTTCCGCAGATGCAACACAACCTCAATGCTTCAGGTGGCAGTGAAGACATCAGTTATTATGTGAGCCTCGGGTACACAGAGCAGCAGGGCTTTCTCAGAAGCGGTGACCTTAACTATAAACGCTATAATGTACGCTCCAATATTACCGGTAAGGTAACAAGGGACATCACTGTAGACCTTAACGTAAATGGCATCTTCGATCAGAAGAACCAGCCCTACCAGGATACCTGGTGGATCATCCGTTCCTTCTGGCGCCAGAATCCGCTGGAACCTGTTTATGCCAATAATAATCCAGACTATTTAGCACATACCCCTGTAGATGGTACCAACCCTGTAGCTATGTCAAATAAAGACATCGCAGGGTATAAGCAATTCCTGAACAGGTGGTTCCAGTCATCCGTATCAGCTACTTATCAGGCACCTTTTCTTACAGGGTTAAAGTTTAAAGGGATGTATAGCTACGATTATAACAGCTATACCAATAAACTTTATCAAAGAGAATACAATCAATATACTTACGATGGAGCTTCGGATGCTTATACCGCGAGGCCACAACAGTCGCCTTCCAGTTTACGGAGGGAGTACTATGAAAGACCTAATACTTTGTTTCAATTATCCGCCAGCTACGATCAAAAGTTCAACTCAGTGCATGATGTAAGTGCATTGCTGTTGTATGAGAACAGTGTGCGTTCAGGAGATAACTTTTATGCTATGCGGGAGCTTTCCCTGGCAGTGGACCAATTGATGGCAGGCAACAGTACTAATCAGCAGGGGAATATGTCGTCTTCCCTCAATGATCTTTACCGCAATGCCAACCGTGCACTGGTAGGCAGGATAAATTATGCATTCAAATCTAAATACCTGCTGGAAGCAAGTTTCCGCCGTGATGGATCATCTAAATTCCCGGGAGATAAACAGTTTGGTTTCTTTCCCGGCGTATCTGTTGGATGGAGGGTATCAGAAGAAGGATTCTGGAAGAATACGCAGGCGTTACGCATGATCGATAACCTGAAGATCCGCGCGTCTTATGGTGAATTGGGGGATGATGGGGCTGCTGCTTACCAGTTTATCACAGGATATACTTACCCTGCTTCCGGTAGTAATAACCAACTGCCTCCGGGCCATATCTTCGATGATGAATTCATCAACGGGCTGCAAAGTAAAGGTATCCCCAATCCTTTCATTACCTGGTTCGTAGCCAAAACCACCAACTTTGGTATCGATATCAATGCATGGAGAGGAATGCTCGGCCTTACAGTGGATATATTCCGCAGAGATGGAACAGGTTTGCTGACCACCCGTGCGCAAAGCCTGCCTGGAGTTGTAGGTGCCAACCTCCCCCAGGAAAACCTCAACAGCAATCGCTCACAGGGTATAGAACTGGAGCTCAACCATGGCAATAAAATAGGAGACTTTGAGTACTACGCCAAAGCCATCTATTCTTACACCCGTACCCGCAACCGTTTTGTAGAACGTTCCGGGGCTGGTAATTCTTACGAAAACTGGCGGCAGAATTCCAACAACCGGTTTAATAATGCGCGCTGGGGACTTGGTGCCGGTGGCCGTTTTGAATCCTGGCAAAGTATCCTGGACAGCAAGAATTATGTAGGAAGAGGTACACTGCCTGGTGACTATGCGTATGAAGACTGGAACGGTGATGGTATGATCAGTGATTTGGATGTACATCCCATTGCTTATAACGGCATTCCGCTTGTCAATTACGGTATTATGCTGGGCGGCTCCTGGAAAGGTGTGGACTTCAATTTCCTTTTCCAGGGTTCCGGTATGGTGAATGTTGGATATAATGAACAACTGCGTGAATCGTTATGGGGCGGTGGCAGTGGTCTGGCTTTATTCCTGGACAGATGGCATCCGGCAGATCCTAAAGCAGATCCTTATGATCCCAATACGCAATGGGTGCCAGGGAAGTATGGTTATACAGGTACAGTGCCTGATGAGAATTCCGCATTCAATGTGCAGAACGCCGCCTATTTAAGGCTTAAAAGTGCTGAGATCGGTTATTCCCTTCCGGAAAGAATAGCTACAAGGATAGGGCTTAAAGGTGTGCGGGCTTTTGTGAACGGGTACAACCTGATCACCATCACTGATATCAAGTATGTGGACCCTGAGCATCCTGCTACTTTGTACAGCTACCTGTATCCACTCAACAGGACTTTCTCCGTAGGTCTGAACGTTAAATTTTAA
- a CDS encoding RagB/SusD family nutrient uptake outer membrane protein has translation MKLKIFLLSIVCFIGQTACTDLDIPPMNVIQDKDVFTTEGGIRIYMARCYSELPFEDFRYSPTRGTNHFWIINPQPANTGEALSRDLNGSTTEGFNFWERAYPLIREANYFLQTLPTYAGNFQPADVNHWLGEARFIRAVTYMALVKRYGGVPIINKVLNYPEQSIEELKIPRASEQAVYDSIAADLDFAYNNMKASSESGRANKYAAAAFKSRAMLYAGSIAKYNQTQLFDGNQNRLVGIPANKANDYFKAAYDAAGLVDGHYSLYKKSWAAGDKQAQMQNYINLFFDATSPENILIKGYKYPETVHGYDAYNVPRQLMGGNGYSAEVNPTLNLVELYDGIPKNPDGTIQTLDAGGKYILYTNTLDLFANAEPRLRATVIVPGDIFKNESIEIYRGIYTGSTAGGISRLLPEGSTAPYPSANIVSSPNAQQTPFTLPDGSKKNPAGRSGVFTADGTGAVSGFSVRKYLDPNRPTAEVLENRSDQTWIEMRYAEVMLNRAEAAYELHAAGQGGSYLQDAFNIINQIRERAGAVLLASTAALNTIDIVRNERRKELAFENKIWWDLKRWRILDKEQNGTVYRTLMAFYSAEAGKYFFDARLDERNSRYTFDTRWYYQEIPGSEISKSQNLIQNPGY, from the coding sequence ATGAAACTGAAGATATTCTTACTTTCCATTGTATGCTTCATTGGGCAGACTGCCTGCACCGATCTGGATATTCCACCCATGAACGTGATCCAGGATAAAGATGTGTTTACCACAGAGGGTGGGATCAGAATATATATGGCCCGCTGTTACAGCGAGCTGCCATTTGAAGATTTCCGGTATTCACCTACCAGGGGTACCAATCACTTCTGGATCATCAATCCTCAACCTGCCAATACCGGCGAAGCATTGAGCCGTGATCTGAATGGTTCTACTACTGAGGGATTCAACTTTTGGGAACGCGCCTATCCACTGATAAGGGAAGCGAATTATTTCCTGCAAACCCTGCCAACGTATGCAGGTAATTTCCAGCCGGCGGATGTGAATCACTGGCTGGGAGAAGCCCGGTTCATCCGTGCGGTAACGTATATGGCACTGGTGAAAAGATATGGTGGTGTGCCGATCATCAATAAAGTGTTGAACTACCCGGAACAAAGCATAGAGGAGCTGAAGATACCAAGGGCATCAGAACAGGCAGTGTATGATTCTATTGCGGCGGATCTTGACTTTGCCTATAACAATATGAAGGCTTCCAGTGAATCCGGCCGTGCTAATAAATATGCAGCAGCAGCCTTTAAGTCGCGTGCCATGTTGTATGCGGGTTCAATTGCAAAATACAACCAGACGCAGTTGTTCGATGGTAATCAAAACCGGCTGGTAGGGATACCTGCTAACAAAGCAAATGATTATTTCAAAGCGGCCTACGATGCAGCAGGTCTGGTGGATGGTCATTACAGCCTGTATAAAAAGAGTTGGGCTGCCGGAGACAAGCAGGCGCAGATGCAGAATTACATCAACCTGTTCTTTGATGCAACAAGCCCGGAGAACATCCTGATAAAAGGATACAAATATCCTGAAACAGTGCATGGCTATGATGCTTACAATGTTCCCCGCCAGTTGATGGGTGGAAATGGATACTCTGCTGAAGTGAACCCTACACTGAACCTGGTGGAACTGTATGATGGTATTCCTAAGAACCCTGATGGCACCATTCAAACACTGGATGCCGGCGGTAAATATATCCTCTACACAAATACACTCGATCTCTTTGCAAATGCAGAACCCAGGCTGCGTGCTACAGTGATTGTTCCGGGAGACATTTTCAAGAATGAGAGTATTGAGATCTATCGTGGTATTTATACAGGCAGTACAGCAGGTGGTATCAGCCGCTTGTTGCCGGAAGGATCTACTGCGCCTTATCCCTCTGCTAACATTGTATCTTCTCCTAACGCACAGCAAACGCCTTTCACATTACCTGATGGATCAAAGAAAAACCCTGCCGGCAGGAGTGGTGTATTTACGGCTGATGGAACAGGAGCCGTATCAGGCTTTTCTGTGAGGAAATACCTCGATCCGAACAGGCCTACTGCTGAAGTATTGGAAAATCGTTCAGACCAGACCTGGATAGAAATGCGCTATGCAGAAGTAATGTTGAACCGTGCGGAAGCTGCTTATGAATTACATGCAGCAGGGCAGGGAGGCAGTTACCTGCAGGATGCATTCAACATTATCAACCAGATCCGCGAAAGGGCGGGAGCTGTATTATTGGCTTCTACTGCTGCCCTCAACACTATTGATATTGTTCGCAATGAAAGAAGAAAGGAACTGGCGTTTGAGAATAAGATCTGGTGGGACCTTAAAAGATGGCGTATCCTGGATAAGGAGCAGAATGGTACTGTTTACCGTACACTCATGGCGTTCTACTCAGCAGAAGCCGGCAAATATTTCTTTGATGCGCGGCTGGATGAACGCAATTCACGTTATACGTTCGACACCAGATGGTATTACCAGGAGATCCCCGGCTCGGAGATCTCCAAAAGCCAGAACCTGATCCAGAACCCAGGCTATTAA
- a CDS encoding DUF3823 domain-containing protein, with translation MKNKICHISFCILILLASACTKKYDDYPEPAETLAGNIKDAGSKNNLQSEAGDRGMRLVLEELSWSSTPTPYYFFAMQDGSFRNTKIFKGNYRISVEGPFVPLVQYDGSGQVTVDKRKTMDIAGTTNVDFEVEPFLNVEWVGEPAYNATNKTISVQVRFTRGTANAAFHKNVTDVFLFVSPNNYVGNNNYDNKYSVQVNYGGTSGNDQLGQTVTLTTKDVLPGSRSFFLRVGARIDYGLKYYNYTTVKTINIP, from the coding sequence ATGAAAAATAAGATCTGCCATATAAGTTTTTGTATATTGATATTGCTGGCCAGTGCCTGCACTAAGAAATATGATGACTATCCGGAACCGGCTGAAACGCTCGCCGGGAATATAAAAGATGCAGGTTCCAAAAACAACCTGCAATCTGAAGCTGGAGACAGGGGAATGCGTCTTGTACTGGAGGAGTTGAGCTGGAGCAGTACACCAACACCTTATTATTTCTTCGCCATGCAGGATGGCTCTTTCCGCAATACCAAGATCTTCAAAGGCAATTACCGAATTTCGGTGGAAGGCCCCTTTGTGCCGCTTGTACAATACGATGGCTCCGGCCAGGTAACTGTGGATAAACGGAAGACCATGGATATTGCCGGAACCACCAATGTGGACTTTGAAGTGGAACCCTTCCTGAATGTAGAATGGGTGGGAGAACCTGCCTATAATGCTACAAACAAGACTATTTCCGTTCAGGTAAGGTTTACACGTGGTACGGCCAATGCTGCCTTTCACAAGAATGTGACGGATGTATTCCTTTTTGTAAGTCCTAATAATTACGTGGGCAATAATAACTACGATAACAAGTATTCCGTGCAGGTGAATTACGGTGGAACATCCGGGAATGATCAGCTGGGGCAAACCGTTACGCTCACTACAAAAGATGTACTCCCGGGTTCCCGCTCATTTTTCCTGCGGGTGGGAGCACGTATAGATTATGGTTTAAAGTATTACAACTATACAACGGTTAAAACCATCAATATACCATGA
- a CDS encoding RNA polymerase sigma-70 factor: MRNTSHHISEEPPVELQRIGDGDEQAFRQLFQYYSPRLNQFAYSIVKIKEAATEIVDDVFIKLWKQRENVPSISNIRVYLYVAVKNSSLNYLSSKAHRQITEPFNHFDIALSREQAPDEKMISAELQAKITSAIESLPPRCKMIFKLVREDGLRYKDVAEILNLTVNTVDAQMVIAVKRISEKVQAHFTAFPRKTAKK; encoded by the coding sequence TTGCGAAATACTTCACACCATATAAGTGAGGAGCCGCCAGTAGAGCTTCAGCGCATCGGGGATGGTGATGAACAGGCATTCCGCCAGTTGTTTCAATACTATAGCCCCCGGCTCAACCAGTTCGCCTATTCCATCGTTAAAATAAAGGAGGCAGCCACAGAAATAGTGGATGATGTATTTATCAAGCTCTGGAAACAGAGGGAAAATGTGCCTTCCATTTCCAATATCCGTGTTTACCTCTATGTGGCGGTAAAAAACAGCTCCCTGAATTATCTTTCTTCCAAGGCCCACCGGCAAATTACGGAGCCCTTCAACCATTTTGATATAGCCTTAAGCCGCGAGCAGGCGCCAGATGAAAAAATGATCAGCGCTGAATTACAGGCAAAGATCACGTCCGCCATTGAATCCCTGCCACCCAGGTGCAAGATGATCTTTAAGCTGGTACGTGAAGATGGCCTCCGCTATAAGGACGTGGCCGAAATCCTGAACCTCACTGTAAATACGGTAGATGCCCAGATGGTAATTGCTGTTAAACGTATTTCTGAAAAAGTACAGGCACATTTTACCGCCTTCCCCAGAAAAACGGCCAAAAAATAA
- a CDS encoding FecR family protein, with product MHKERIAQLIARKLSGEASPEEIKELDALFKEYPEDAYFLSILTDYWTSPVSSIADEDADPEAHFRHILNSAASETAESGSEPEPVFEPVYSRRPLYLRNILAMAAVLAGVIFFSWLYMRSQPGVPALSRIETIAKPGAKSRLLLPDGSVVWLNSGSRISYPANFTDSLREVELEGEAYFDVAKDAKRPFVVLTRDINIKVLGTVFNVKCYPEDNKTEATLVRGLVQISKTGGSHQEPLLLHPHEKVVIGRTLESVSSNTGVIAPNNMIIKQLKESTQDTSMAEIAWVYNKLVFDGEDFREMSAEIERWYNVKIVINDSTVAGYRFHAKFENESISEVLSALRLSLPFTFKINNNEVNIYK from the coding sequence ATGCATAAAGAAAGGATTGCGCAATTAATTGCCAGAAAATTATCCGGAGAAGCGTCTCCCGAAGAAATAAAGGAACTGGATGCCCTTTTTAAGGAGTATCCGGAGGACGCCTATTTTCTTTCCATTCTAACGGATTACTGGACCAGCCCCGTTTCCTCTATTGCTGATGAAGATGCAGACCCGGAAGCCCATTTCCGCCATATACTGAACTCCGCAGCCAGCGAAACAGCGGAGTCCGGGTCCGAACCGGAACCTGTATTTGAACCTGTATATAGCCGCCGCCCGCTTTATTTACGTAATATCCTTGCCATGGCCGCTGTGCTGGCAGGGGTGATCTTTTTTTCCTGGTTGTACATGAGAAGCCAGCCCGGTGTACCAGCATTATCCCGGATAGAAACTATCGCAAAACCAGGTGCCAAGTCGAGGTTGTTACTCCCGGATGGCAGCGTTGTATGGCTTAATTCAGGGAGCCGGATCAGCTACCCTGCGAATTTTACGGATTCCCTGCGGGAAGTGGAGCTGGAGGGAGAGGCCTATTTTGATGTGGCTAAAGATGCCAAACGTCCTTTTGTTGTGCTTACACGCGACATTAATATAAAGGTGCTGGGTACCGTTTTCAATGTGAAATGTTATCCGGAAGACAATAAAACGGAGGCTACCCTGGTCAGGGGCCTGGTACAGATATCAAAAACAGGCGGCAGCCATCAGGAACCGCTGTTGCTTCATCCACATGAAAAAGTAGTGATAGGGAGAACGTTGGAGAGCGTTTCCTCCAATACCGGGGTTATTGCCCCGAATAATATGATCATAAAACAGCTGAAAGAAAGCACCCAGGATACCTCCATGGCAGAAATAGCCTGGGTATACAATAAGCTGGTTTTTGACGGAGAGGATTTCCGGGAGATGTCCGCCGAAATAGAAAGATGGTATAATGTAAAAATAGTTATCAATGATTCAACGGTAGCGGGGTACAGGTTCCACGCAAAATTTGAAAACGAAAGTATCTCCGAAGTGCTGTCAGCCCTGCGGCTATCGCTGCCTTTCACATTTAAAATCAACAATAATGAGGTAAACATCTACAAGTAA